One genomic region from Actinocatenispora thailandica encodes:
- a CDS encoding GNAT family N-acetyltransferase, which translates to MTVLTRSAGPADVPALVELRCSNAEHHVRLGPAAHRVPDRDSVRRYFERRLSDGPDDLLLVAETAGTTAGMAEVVLRPEPPDHQILVPRRTAEVHTVVLDSHRGLGVGRALLAAAEQTATGRGVEVLLAVVFAPNRDAVGFYTSAGFGPHGTLLAKTLPGPREQPTPPCP; encoded by the coding sequence GTGACCGTGCTGACCCGGTCGGCGGGCCCGGCGGACGTGCCCGCCCTCGTCGAGCTGCGCTGTTCCAACGCCGAACACCACGTTCGGCTCGGCCCTGCCGCGCACCGCGTGCCGGACCGCGACAGCGTGCGCCGCTACTTCGAGCGCCGGCTGAGCGACGGACCGGACGACCTGCTCCTGGTGGCCGAGACGGCCGGTACGACCGCTGGCATGGCCGAGGTCGTGCTGCGCCCGGAGCCGCCGGACCACCAGATCCTGGTTCCGCGCCGTACCGCGGAGGTGCACACCGTGGTACTCGACAGCCACCGCGGCCTGGGTGTCGGCCGGGCACTGCTCGCCGCGGCCGAGCAGACCGCGACGGGCCGCGGAGTCGAGGTCCTCCTCGCCGTGGTCTTCGCACCCAACCGGGACGCCGTGGGCTTCTACACCTCGGCCGGCTTCGGCCCGCACGGAACCCTGCTCGCCAAGACCCTGCCGGGCCCGCGCGAACAGCCCACCCCACCCTGCCCGTAG
- a CDS encoding GuaB3 family IMP dehydrogenase-related protein — protein sequence MRDMVEIGMGKAARRGFHLDEVALVPTRRTRDVDDVSTSWQLDAYRFDIPCVGHPSDATMSPESVVALGRAGGLGVLNAEGLWTRYEDPVPVLHELSQLDEEAAATRRLQQLYAEPIRPELIGERVKQIRDAGATVAVRVSPQHTLQLAPVILDAGIDILIIQGTIVSAEHVSTTDEPLNLKEFIADLDLPVVAGGITNYQTALHLMRTGAAGVIVGVGADDFSTTDTVLGIRVPMATAISDAAAARRDYLDETGGRYVHLIADGGLSTSGDIAKALGCGADAVMLGEPLTMATDAPAGGAWWHSAASHPKLPRGMFSPAGEQLGSLEEILYGPSDDPEGAMNLFGGLRRAMAKCGYSDLKEFQRVNLILDR from the coding sequence GTGCGGGACATGGTCGAGATCGGAATGGGTAAGGCGGCGCGTCGCGGGTTCCACCTCGACGAGGTGGCGCTGGTGCCGACCCGGCGCACCCGCGACGTGGACGACGTGTCGACCAGCTGGCAGCTCGACGCGTACCGGTTCGACATCCCGTGCGTGGGGCACCCGTCGGACGCCACGATGAGCCCGGAGTCGGTGGTGGCGCTGGGCCGGGCCGGGGGCCTCGGGGTGCTGAACGCCGAGGGCCTCTGGACCCGGTACGAGGATCCCGTGCCGGTGCTGCACGAGCTGAGCCAGCTGGACGAGGAGGCCGCGGCCACCCGCCGGCTGCAGCAGCTGTACGCGGAGCCGATCCGGCCGGAGCTGATCGGCGAGCGGGTCAAGCAGATCCGGGACGCCGGCGCCACCGTGGCGGTGCGGGTGTCGCCGCAGCACACCCTGCAGCTGGCCCCGGTGATCCTGGACGCCGGCATCGACATCCTGATCATCCAGGGCACCATCGTGTCCGCCGAGCACGTGTCGACCACCGACGAGCCGTTGAACCTCAAGGAGTTCATCGCCGACCTGGACCTGCCGGTGGTGGCCGGCGGCATCACCAACTACCAGACCGCGCTGCACCTGATGCGCACCGGCGCGGCCGGCGTGATCGTCGGGGTCGGCGCGGACGACTTCTCCACCACCGACACGGTGCTCGGCATCCGGGTACCGATGGCCACCGCGATCTCGGACGCGGCGGCGGCCCGGCGCGACTACCTGGACGAGACCGGCGGCCGGTACGTGCACCTGATCGCCGACGGCGGCCTGTCCACCTCCGGCGACATCGCGAAGGCGCTCGGCTGCGGGGCGGACGCGGTGATGCTCGGCGAGCCGCTGACGATGGCCACCGACGCGCCGGCCGGCGGCGCCTGGTGGCACTCCGCGGCCAGCCACCCGAAGCTGCCGCGCGGGATGTTCAGCCCGGCCGGCGAGCAGCTCGGCAGCCTGGAGGAGATCCTGTACGGGCCGTCCGACGACCCGGAGGGCGCGATGAACCTGTTCGGCGGCCTGCGCCGGGCGATGGCCAAGTGCGGCTACTCCGACCTCAAGGAGTTCCAGCGGGTCAACCTCATCCTCGACCGCTGA
- the guaB gene encoding IMP dehydrogenase yields MAATHPVDHSQDLPLGAAANLPLGLTFDDVLLQPVESDVDPAEITPATRLTKDIELAMPLVSSAMDTVTEARMAIAMARLGGIGVLHRNLSIDDQAGQVDLVKRSEAGMITHPVTCSPDDTLAEVDALCARYRISGVPVVDPDGVLLGIVTNRDMRFVADKQTKVGAVMTAQPLVTAPVGVAREDAFALLQQHKVEKLPLVDDSGRLRGLITVKDFTKSEQFPDATKDPAGRLRVAAAVGIGDESYKRARTLVDAGVDVVVVDMAHGHSRAVVEMVSRIKKDTGVQVIGGNVVTYEGAKALAEAGVDAVKVGVGPGSICTTRVVAGVGVPQITAIMDTVAACKPLGVPVIADGGMQFSGDIAKAVVAGADSVMLGSLLAGCEESPGELIIINGKQFKSYRGMGSLGAMQTRGAGKSFSKDRYFQGEVASDEQLIPEGIEGQVPYRGPLRGVAYQLVGGLRQAMLYSGAQTLPALQERGRLIRITAAGLKESHPHDILMTAEAPNYHTR; encoded by the coding sequence ATGGCTGCCACGCATCCCGTCGACCATTCCCAGGACCTGCCGCTCGGCGCCGCCGCGAACCTACCGCTCGGCCTCACCTTCGACGACGTGCTGCTGCAGCCCGTCGAATCGGACGTCGACCCGGCGGAGATCACCCCGGCGACCCGGCTCACGAAGGACATCGAGCTGGCCATGCCGCTGGTGTCCTCGGCGATGGACACCGTCACCGAGGCGCGGATGGCGATCGCGATGGCGCGGCTCGGCGGCATCGGCGTGCTGCACCGCAACCTGTCCATCGACGACCAGGCCGGCCAGGTCGACCTGGTGAAGCGGTCCGAGGCCGGGATGATCACCCACCCGGTGACCTGCTCGCCGGACGACACCCTCGCCGAGGTGGACGCGCTGTGCGCCCGGTACCGGATCTCCGGTGTCCCGGTGGTCGACCCGGACGGGGTGCTGCTCGGCATCGTGACCAACCGTGACATGCGGTTCGTGGCCGACAAGCAGACCAAGGTCGGCGCCGTGATGACCGCGCAGCCGCTGGTCACCGCGCCGGTCGGGGTGGCCCGCGAGGACGCCTTCGCGCTGCTGCAGCAGCACAAGGTGGAGAAGCTGCCGCTGGTGGACGACTCCGGCCGGCTGCGCGGGCTGATCACCGTCAAGGACTTCACCAAGTCCGAGCAGTTCCCGGACGCGACGAAGGATCCGGCCGGCCGGCTGCGGGTGGCGGCGGCCGTCGGCATCGGCGACGAGTCGTACAAGCGGGCCCGCACGCTGGTGGATGCCGGCGTCGACGTGGTCGTGGTGGACATGGCGCACGGGCACAGCCGGGCCGTGGTGGAGATGGTGTCCCGGATCAAGAAGGACACCGGGGTGCAGGTCATCGGCGGCAACGTGGTGACGTACGAGGGGGCGAAGGCGCTGGCGGAGGCCGGTGTCGACGCGGTCAAGGTGGGTGTCGGGCCGGGCTCGATCTGCACCACCCGGGTGGTCGCCGGGGTCGGCGTGCCGCAGATCACCGCGATCATGGACACGGTCGCCGCCTGCAAGCCGCTCGGCGTGCCGGTGATCGCCGACGGCGGGATGCAGTTCTCCGGTGACATCGCGAAGGCGGTCGTGGCCGGTGCCGACAGCGTGATGCTCGGCTCGCTGCTGGCCGGCTGCGAGGAGAGCCCCGGCGAGCTGATCATCATCAACGGCAAGCAGTTCAAGTCGTACCGGGGGATGGGGTCGCTCGGCGCGATGCAGACCCGTGGCGCCGGCAAGTCGTTCTCCAAGGACCGGTACTTCCAGGGCGAGGTGGCCTCGGACGAGCAGCTGATCCCGGAGGGCATCGAGGGTCAGGTGCCGTACCGCGGTCCGCTGCGCGGGGTGGCCTACCAGCTGGTGGGCGGGCTCCGGCAGGCGATGCTCTACTCGGGTGCGCAGACGCTGCCGGCGCTGCAGGAGCGCGGCCGGCTGATCCGGATCACCGCCGCCGGGCTCAAGGAGAGCCACCCGCACGACATCCTGATGACCGCCGAGGCGCCGAACTACCACACCCGCTGA